A genomic stretch from Falco cherrug isolate bFalChe1 chromosome 3, bFalChe1.pri, whole genome shotgun sequence includes:
- the CHCHD7 gene encoding coiled-coil-helix-coiled-coil-helix domain-containing protein 7, producing the protein MPRHAQQFRDHDTNPCIAETDASRKCMDDNNYKKDMCTDYFLKYKSCRKFWHNIMIQRRRNGVKPEMPSAEERKKILESMGKPY; encoded by the exons ATGCCCAGGCATGCACAACAGTTTAGAGACCATGATACAAATCCATGTATAGCG GAAACAGATGCCTCTAGAAAATGCATGGACGACAATAACTATAAAAAGGATATGTGTActgattattttctgaagtacaaaagctgcagaaaattcTGG CATAACATCATGAtacaaaggagaagaaatggtGTAAAACCAGAGATGCCCtcagcagaagagagaaagaaaatactggaatCAATGGGGAAGCCCTACTGA